A single region of the Syngnathoides biaculeatus isolate LvHL_M chromosome 17, ASM1980259v1, whole genome shotgun sequence genome encodes:
- the pde6b gene encoding rod cGMP-specific 3',5'-cyclic phosphodiesterase subunit beta — MGVQKEDVEKFLKGNPAFAKEYFAKKMNQSTISEVSGLQEIHVDFSQFQELSQVEESRIMYNLITDMQENINMEKVVFKILKRISALIHADRCSLFMYRQRNGVGELATRLFNVSTQSELDECIVPPDSEIVYPLDLGIVGHVALTKKTVNVKDVKENEYFSSFADELTDYQTRNVLATPILNGKDMVAVIMALNKTTGPHFTNEDEDLFLKYLKIATLNLKIYHLSYLHSCETRKGQLLLWSANKVFEELTDIERQFHKALYTVRAYLNCDRYSVGLLDMTKEKEFFDVWPVLMGEQPPYSGPVTPDGREVNFYKVIDYILHGKEDIKVIPNPPADHWALSSGLPTYVAESGFICNIMNAGADETFQFQTEALDSSGWTIKNVLSLPIVNKKEEIVGVATFYNRKDGKPFDDQDEQLMEALTQFLGWSALNTDTYDKINKLENRKDIAQDMVLYHVKCRNDEIQNILNTIDVYDCEPWECEEDELLDILKKDLPPLIKKFEIYEFHFSDFNCTEMELVKCGIQMYYEVGVVKKFQIPQEVLVRFMYSVSKGYRRITYHNWRHGFNVGQTMFTLLTTGMLKRYYTDLEVMAMITAGFLHDIDHRGTNNLYQVKSGNPLAKLHGSSILERHHLEFGKFLLSDESLNIYQNLNRRQVDHVIHLTDIAIIATDLALYFKKRTMFQKIVDLSHTYEDEKKWVDFMSLETTRKEIVMAMMMTACDLSAITKPWEVQSKVALSVAAEFWEQGDLERTVLEQQPIPMMDRNKAAELPKLQCGFIDFVCTFVYKEFSRFHPQIQPMLDGILNNRKEWNAKKEEYEAKLKVIEDQKAAKQAAAASKADNAGGGGSKTCSVC, encoded by the exons ATGGGAGTACAAAAGGAGGATGTGGAAAAGTTCCTCAAAGGGAACCCGGCTTTTGCTAAGGAGTACTTTGCCAAGAAGATGAACCAAAGCACTATATCTGAAGTGTCAGGACTACAGGAAATACATGTGGACTTCAGCCAGTTTCAGGAACTCAGCCAG GTAGAGGAGAGTCGAATCATGTACAACTTGATCACAGACATGCAGGAGAACATCAACATGGAAAAAGTGGTCTTCAAGATCCTCAAGAGAATCAGCGCATTGATCCACGCCGACCGCTGCAGCTTGTTCATGTACCGGCAGAGGAACGGCGTGGGCGAATTGGCCACCAGACTCTTCAACGTCAGCACGCAGTCCGAGCTGGATGAGTGTATCGTGCCGCCCGATTCCGAGATCGTCTACCCGCTGGACTTGGGGATCGTCGGTCATGTAGCGCTGACCAAGAAGACGGTGAATGTAAAGGATGTCAAAGAA AACGAGTACTTCAGCTCATTCGCAGACGAGCTCACAGATTACCAGACCAGGAATGTTCTGGCCACGCCCATTCTCAACGGCAAAGACATGGTGGCCGTGATCATGGCCCTCAACAAGACCACCGGGCCGCATTTCACGAATGAGGATGAAGAT CTCTTTTTAAAGTATCTGAAGATCGCCACCTTGAACTTGAAGATCTACCACCTGAGTTACCTCCACAGCTGTGAGACACGGAAAGGACAG CTGCTGCTGTGGTCAGCCAACAAGGTGTTTGAAGAGCTGACCGACATCGAGCGACAGTTCCACAAGGCCTTGTACACGGTGCGAGCCTACCTCAACTGTGACCGGTATTCTGTGGGCTTACTTGACATGACCAAGGAAAAG GAGTTCTTTGACGTGTGGCCAGTTTTAATGGGAGAGCAGCCGCCTTACTCTGGGCCTGTAACTCCTGACGGAAGG gaagtCAATTTCTACAAAGTAATTGATTATATATTACACGGGAAGGAAGACATCAAAGTAATACC TAATCCACCGGCAGATCACTGGGCCTTGAGTAGTGGCCTCCCTACTTACGTTGCTGAAAGTGGCTTT ATTTGCAATATCATGAACGCTGGGGCGGATGAGACATTTCAGTTCCAA ACTGAGGCACTGGACAGCAGTGGATGGACCATCAAGAATGTTCTCTCCCTCCCAATTGTCAACAAAAAGGAAGAGATAGTCGGTGTGGCCACCTTTTACAACAGAAAAGATGGAAAGCCATTTGACGATCAAGACGAGCAGCTCATGGAG GCTTTGACCCAGTTCTTGGGTTGGTCAGCTTTGAACACCGACACATACGACAAGATAAACAAGCTCGAGAACCGCAAAGACATCGCACAGGACATGGTGCTCTACCATGTTAAATGTCGGAACGATGAAATTCAAAATATCCTG AACACCATAGACGTCTATGACTGCGAACCATGGGAGTGCGAAGAAGACGAGCTTCTTGATATCTTG AAAAAAGACCTTCCTCCTCTGATAAAGAAATTTGAAATCTACGAGTTCCATTTTTCTGATTTCAATTGTACGGAGATGGAACTGGTCAAGTGCGGAATCCAGATGTACTACGAAGTTGGCGTAGTCAAGAAGTTCCAAATCCCACAGGAG GTGCTGGTTCGTTTCATGTACTCTGTCAGTAAAGGCTACAGGAGAATCACTTACCACAACTGGCGCCACGGCTTCAACGTGGGACAGACCATGTTCACGCTCTTGACG aCGGGAATGCTCAAGAGGTACTATACCGACTTAGAGGTCATGGCCATGATTACAGCAGGTTTCCTTCATGACATTGACCACAGAGGGACCAACAACTTGTACCAGGTCAA GTCAGGCAACCCACTCGCCAAGCTTCATGGCTCCTCCATCTTGGAACGTCACCATCTAGAGTTTGGAAAATTTCTCTTGTCTGATGAG TCACTGAACATCTACCAGAACCTGAACAGGCGACAAGTGGACCACGTCATCCACCTCACAGACATCGCCATCATCGCCACTGATCTCGCTCTTTATTTCAA AAAGAGGACTATGTTCCAGAAGATTGTGGACCTTTCACACACGTACGAAGATGAAAAGAAGTGGGTTGATTTCATGTCTCTAGAAACAACCAGGAAAGAGATTGTCAT GGCCATGATGATGACTGCTTGCGACTTGTCCGCCATTACCAAGCCGTGGGAGGTGCAAAGCAAG GTTGCCTTGTCTGTGGCGGCGGAGTTTTGGGAGCAAGGTGACCTGGAAAGGACAGTACTGGAACAACAACCCATT CCAATGATGGACAGGAACAAAGCAGCAGAGCTCCCCAAGCTCCAATGTGGTTTCATCGACTTTGTCTGCACGTTTGTCTACAAG GAGTTCTCCCGCTTCCACCCACAAATCCAACCCATGCTAGACGGAATCCTCAATAACAGGAAGGAGTGGAACGCCAAAAAAGAAGAATACGAGGCCAAACTCAAAGTCATCGAGGACCAGAAGGCTGCAAAGCAGGCGGCCGCAGCCAGTAAAG CGGATAATGCCGGTGGTGGAGGCTCCAAGACCTGCTCGGTGTGCTGA
- the ccdc80l2 gene encoding LOW QUALITY PROTEIN: coiled-coil domain-containing protein 80 (The sequence of the model RefSeq protein was modified relative to this genomic sequence to represent the inferred CDS: inserted 1 base in 1 codon), translated as MFCCICTHWLFFAAVWTLGHPDLLAARRTVPFGKPKIKLDPNVKDWGDYSDLPSGIELGLGLPVDTQHGHNRKVGGSPSSLTPELDFLSDFAGKKRLWVITAPSHNDHYLRMMEKQLEDMDQKSLNCRLAERDTFIVIVIQNAMMEGRIQKTSIQGEATVESLDPDTVTKLLHYLELTQDQTFNMLVLKKNLRVSERFPYPVQIEAVLELIDQFPMRKLEKITRKRSNLRCKSMKKKIVVKRKMVKKRIILSRQSQSNRTSVITLPRKPPVDKKAALKSKIQDILSGKSRFVIRKVPAGRRKEPSSGGGKQEEEKEKTQRPPDVSTRKEEVKKERPDPTWDERPKKPTEESKEEEPGKEKSSKKKGKGKKGKKRKGKGKKSGKVASEKDKSALKDFLDHFKGKRRLMLMSTPSRGATLYVQQXHENERRHCELAIRKVTVATIVGNGNDATLTLQHHQLESEPPLSELPEQLSDPGLILLLRSQLGLSSPDLFSMTVTDYDIMPNRVFEAPPSSLAMFEYIDNFPSRRPEKQKERKNPPACGADKQQSEAENSLLRFMSKRRLLIVSAPAEDDYSFQQQLSALNAQECHLGIRHFAMLKLTGVGDKASGTVVLFPLNGRSQIEEEPLPRDVVNDLRDRLKISKDYFSMLVVGKDGDIKAWFPSPMWSLDNIYDLVDSMELRLQEEKLQRRLGIHCPEEHGRERRVGGGYHGYGEAHYDSQ; from the exons atgttttgttgcattTGCACACACTGGCTTTTTTTTGCTGCCGTGTGGACCCTCGGTCACCCGGACTTGCTGGCTGCACGGCGGACCGTCCCTTTCGGCAAGCCCAAGATTAAGCTGGACCCCAATGTGAAGGACTGGGGAGACTATTCGGACCTCCCCTCAGGAATAGAACTGGGACTGGGCTTGCCTGTAGACACACAACATGGACATAACAGAAAGGTCGGAGGGTCGCCATCCAGCCTCACTCCTGAGTTAGATTTTCTCTCCGACTTTGCAG GTAAAAAGCGATTGTGGGTAATCACAGCCCCCTCACACAATGACCACTACCTACGTATGATGGAGAAACAGCTGGAAGACATGGATCAG AAATCTCTTAACTGCCGTCTAGCAGAAAGAGACACGttcatcgtcatcgtcatccAAAATGCCATGATGGAAGGGAGGATCCAGAAGACAAGCATACAAGGGGAGGCCACGGTGGAGAGCCTGGACCCTGACACTGTCACCAAGCTGCTGCACTACCTTGAGCTCACCCAG GACCAAACGTTCAACATgttggtgctgaaaaaaaacctgagagTCAGTGAACGGTTCCCTTATCCAGTTCAGATAGAAGCCGTCTTGGAGCTCATTGATCAGTTTCCGATGAGGAAGTTGGAGAAGATCACCAGAAAAAGATCTAACTTGAG GTGTAAAAGCATGAAAAAGAAGATTGTGGTGAAAAGGAAAATGGTGAAGAAGAGGATTATTCTGAGTCGTCAGAGTCAAAGCAACAGGACCTCTGTGATTACCCTGCCAAGAAAACCGCCGGTGGACAAAAAGGCCGCCCTCAAGAGTAAGATCCAGGACATACTGAGCGGCAAGTCCAGGTTTGTCATTCGGAAGGTGCCGgctgggaggagaaaggagcccaGCAGTGGTGGtggcaaacaggaagaggaaaaagagaaaacacaaCGTCCTCCTGATGTGTCAACGAGAaaggaggaagtgaagaaagaaaG GCCTGATCCTACGTGGGATGAACGGCCCAAAAAACCTACTGAGGAGAGTAAAGAGGAAGAGCCGGGAAAAGAGAAAAGCTCCAAGAAAAAagggaaagggaaaaaagggaaaaaaaggaaaggaaaaggcaAAAAGTCTGGCAAAGTAGCAAGTGAGAAGGACAAAAGTGCCTTGAAAGACTTTCTGGATCATTTCAAGgggaagagaaggttgatg CTGATGTCAACCCCCAGCAGAGGTGCAACGCTATACGTGCAGC AGCACGAGAACGAGAGGCGGCACTGCGAGCTGGCCATCAGGAAGGTCACCGTGGCAACCATCGTGGGCAACGGCAACGACGCCACACTCACGTTGCAACACCACCAACTGG AGTCCGAACCTCCATTGAGTGAGCTACCGGAGCAGCTGTCCGACCCGGGTCTGATCTTGCTCTTGCGATCTCAGTTGGGTCTGTCTTCCCCTGACCTTTTTTCCATGACCGTCACTGACTACGACATCATGCCCAAC AGAGTGTTTGAGGCGCCGCCATCAAGCCTCGCTATGTTCGAATACATCGACAACTTTCCCTCGAGGCGTCCcgagaaacaaaaagaaaggaaaaatccTCCGGCCTGTGGAGCTGACAAGCAACAATCTGAAGCTGAGAATTCCCTGCTCAG GTTCATGTCAAAGAGGAGACTGTTGATCGTCTCTGCTCCGGCTGAGGATGACTATTCTTTTCAACAGCAGCTGTCTGCACTCAATGCACAAGAGTGTCACCTTG GTATTCGTCACTTCGCCATGTTGAAGCTAACTGGGGTTGGAGACAAAGCCTCGGGGACTGTGGTACTATTTCCTCTCAATG GTCGCAGTCAAATCGAAGAGGAGCCGTTGCCTCGCGATGTGGTCAACGACCTGCGCGACCGGCTGAAGATCAGCAAGGACTACTTCAGCATGCTGGTGGTGGGCAAGGACGGCGACATCAAGGCGTGGTTCCCTTCGCCCATGTGGTCTCTGGATAACATCTACGACCTGGTGGACTCCATGGAGCTACGTCTGCAGGAGGAGAAACTGCAGCGGCGGCTCGGGATCCACTGCCCGGAGGAGCACGGGAGAGAAAGACGCGTGGGGGGAGGTTACCATGGTTACGGGGAAGCTCATTACGACTCCCAATGA
- the fyb1b gene encoding FYN-binding protein 1 isoform X2, translating to MENKADVKAIMARFQANTGSADESSSPSPRPKAPLNLTLSSGPAIPPKKPVSESFSGSTLNLPPKPSSYLKNTVSAKSDTEVLGANKTKALTNKFCNTSGETVNKKPPFDRGQTPPKPLEVKSPVLKPPFSTTLSNPKPPGPKPPLPESKPSWVKEECPPIDPTPPKVPPLHRKPNSTIVRLWQQNEGNTDKPVPPVSFMAAQVTFNKETDKPKSDLSMEADAKPPTSGNPAVPPPKPPASKKPSLRNPPNASVQNSSANQGSTLEPKRNPLPTIFILGPAPAKPKRPPKVDLEDFKRAAGIFTGNSIYKKTVPPPPPFSGNNGNHTSRPQPPLTALPSLPPRPVGTIGHQEESYDDVDAMNISGPSPPPLPPSAGHPSLRSKEEQDDDSGDTYEPLDETWDEQEKRKEKEEKRQLEAEMKEQKGREKKEQDARKKFKLVGPVEAIQRGKACVDFKGSKTELALKRGDFLDIVRVHGNPEGKWLGRKQDGSIGYVKTTSVEVDFQTLKNHPAQQIPKYDVYDDVDVASSDSSGISGQGVVLPPPPEEDEELYNDVIDSDLDVRLPPPSQFTAEETPVDDEIYYDVDAQSQPPPPPISSIPTLRGKGKLEEVDPKRTKKLEKEEKDFRKKFKYDGEIQVLYQVTISPAMVNKKWAGKELPIKAGEKLDVIVRPADNKMICRNEEGKFGYVSIFHISTDDGEIYDDIGDDCIYDNE from the exons ATG GAAAACAAAGCTGACGTCAAGGCCATCATGGCTCGTTTCCAGGCCAACACCGGGAGTGCCGATGAGAGCTCCTCACCATCACCAAGACCCAAAGCGCCCCTCAACCTGACCCTCTCATCTGGTCCCGCCATACCACCCAAGAAACCAGTCTCGGAGAGTTTCTCGGGCAGCACTTTAAATCTACCGCCCAAACCCTCCTCCTATCTTAAAAACACAGTTTCCGCTAAAAGTGACACAGAGGTCCTCGGAGCAAACAAAACTAAAGCACTCACGAACAAATTCTGCAACACCTCAGGTGAGACCGTGAATAAAAAACCTCCATTTGACAGAGGGCAGACACCTCCGAAGCCCCTGGAAGTAAAAAGTCCTGTCCTGAAGCCTCCTTTCAGCACAACACTTTCTAATCCCAAACCTCCTGGTCCTAAACCACCTCTGCCAGAATCCAAACCCAGCTGGGTAAAAGAAGAGTGCCCACCTATTGATCCCACTCCTCCAAAAGTGCCTCCTTTGCACCGAAAACCCAACAGCACCATTGTCAGGTTGTGGCAGCAGAATGAAGGCAACACGGACAAACCTGTCCCTCCCGTAAGCTTCATGGCAGCCCAGGTGACCTTCAACAAGGAGACGGATAAGCCAAAATCAGACCTCAGTATGGAGGCGGATGCCAAACCACCTACCAGTGGCAATCCTGCCGTCCCCCCTCCGAAACCTCCGGCCAGTAAAAAGCCCAGTTTGAGAAATCCACCCAATGCTTCTGTTCAGAACAGCAGTGCTAATCAAGGATCCACTTTGGAGCCAAAACGCAACCCACTCCCAACCATATTCATATTGGGCCCTGCTCCTGCTAAGCCAAAACGACCCCCCAAAGTGGACCTGGAAGACTTCAAACGAGCTGCTGGGATCTTTACTG GAAATagcatttacaaaaaaacagtGCCCCCGCCTCCCCCATTCTCCGGTAACAACGGTAACCACACAAGCCGGCCTCAGCCACCTCTAACCGCACTTCCGAGCTTGCCTCCGCGACCTGTCGGAACCAT TGGGCACCAGGAAGAATCGTATGACGACGTTGACGCCATGAATATCAGCggtccttctcctcctcctcttcctccatccGCAG GTCATCCAAGCCTACGGTCCAAG gaagaacaagaCGACGACAGTGGCGACACGTATGAGCCGCTCGATGAAACCTG GGACGAAcaagagaagaggaaagagaAGGAGGAGAAACGACAACTTGAGGCCGAGATGAAGGAGCAGAAGGGGCGAgagaagaaagaacaagatgctAGAAAGAAATTCAAA CTTGTGGGCCCCGTGGAGGCAATCCAACGAGGCAAAGCGTGCGTGGACTTCAAAGGCAGTAAAACTGAACTAGCGCTGAAGCGAGGAGACTTCCTGGACATCGTTCGAGTCCACGGCAACCCAGAGGGAAAATGGTTGGGACGAAAACAGGATGGATCCA TCGGCTACGTGAAGACCACCTCAGTGGAGGTCGACTTTCAAACTCTGAAGAATCACCCGGCTCAGCAGATCCCCAAGTACGACGTGTACGACGACGTGGACGTGGCCTCGTCAGACAGCAG TGGGATCAGCGGACAAGGAG TGGTTTTGCCACCTCCCccagaggaagatgaggaacTATATAACGATGTCATTGATTCGGATTTAGATGTGCG ACTTCCTCCACCCAGCCAGTTCACGGCCGAGGAAACAccag TGGACGATGAGATCTACTACGACGTTGACGCTCAAAGCCAACCACCGCCTCCCCCCATCAGCAG caTCCCAACCCTGAGAGGCAAAGGCAAGCTTGAAGAGGTCGACCCAAAGAGGACGAAAAAGTTGGAGAAAGAAGAGAAAGACTTCAGGAAAAAGTTTAAA TATGACGGAGAGATCCAGGTGCTGTATCAGGTGACCATCAGCCCGGCGATGGTGAACAAAAAGTGGGCCGGCAAAGAACTGCCGATCAAAGCCGGGGAGAAACTCGATGTCATCGTCAGGCCTGCCGACAACAAAATGATCTGCCGGAACGAGGAGGGCAAAT TTGGTTACGTTTCAATTTTCCATATTTCCACAGA CGACGGGGAAATTTATGATGATATCGGCgacg ATTGCATCTACGATAACGAATAA
- the fyb1b gene encoding FYN-binding protein 1 isoform X1 — translation MENKADVKAIMARFQANTGSADESSSPSPRPKAPLNLTLSSGPAIPPKKPVSESFSGSTLNLPPKPSSYLKNTVSAKSDTEVLGANKTKALTNKFCNTSGETVNKKPPFDRGQTPPKPLEVKSPVLKPPFSTTLSNPKPPGPKPPLPESKPSWVKEECPPIDPTPPKVPPLHRKPNSTIVRLWQQNEGNTDKPVPPVSFMAAQVTFNKETDKPKSDLSMEADAKPPTSGNPAVPPPKPPASKKPSLRNPPNASVQNSSANQGSTLEPKRNPLPTIFILGPAPAKPKRPPKVDLEDFKRAAGIFTGNSIYKKTVPPPPPFSGNNGNHTSRPQPPLTALPSLPPRPVGTIGHQEESYDDVDAMNISGPSPPPLPPSAGHPSLRSKEEQDDDSGDTYEPLDETWDEQEKRKEKEEKRQLEAEMKEQKGREKKEQDARKKFKLVGPVEAIQRGKACVDFKGSKTELALKRGDFLDIVRVHGNPEGKWLGRKQDGSIGYVKTTSVEVDFQTLKNHPAQQIPKYDVYDDVDVASSDSSGISGQGVVLPPPPEEDEELYNDVIDSDLDVRRLQPRSSVIKQLGLLKMFERNRQPVSAKVLPPPSQFTAEETPVDDEIYYDVDAQSQPPPPPISSIPTLRGKGKLEEVDPKRTKKLEKEEKDFRKKFKYDGEIQVLYQVTISPAMVNKKWAGKELPIKAGEKLDVIVRPADNKMICRNEEGKFGYVSIFHISTDDGEIYDDIGDDCIYDNE, via the exons ATG GAAAACAAAGCTGACGTCAAGGCCATCATGGCTCGTTTCCAGGCCAACACCGGGAGTGCCGATGAGAGCTCCTCACCATCACCAAGACCCAAAGCGCCCCTCAACCTGACCCTCTCATCTGGTCCCGCCATACCACCCAAGAAACCAGTCTCGGAGAGTTTCTCGGGCAGCACTTTAAATCTACCGCCCAAACCCTCCTCCTATCTTAAAAACACAGTTTCCGCTAAAAGTGACACAGAGGTCCTCGGAGCAAACAAAACTAAAGCACTCACGAACAAATTCTGCAACACCTCAGGTGAGACCGTGAATAAAAAACCTCCATTTGACAGAGGGCAGACACCTCCGAAGCCCCTGGAAGTAAAAAGTCCTGTCCTGAAGCCTCCTTTCAGCACAACACTTTCTAATCCCAAACCTCCTGGTCCTAAACCACCTCTGCCAGAATCCAAACCCAGCTGGGTAAAAGAAGAGTGCCCACCTATTGATCCCACTCCTCCAAAAGTGCCTCCTTTGCACCGAAAACCCAACAGCACCATTGTCAGGTTGTGGCAGCAGAATGAAGGCAACACGGACAAACCTGTCCCTCCCGTAAGCTTCATGGCAGCCCAGGTGACCTTCAACAAGGAGACGGATAAGCCAAAATCAGACCTCAGTATGGAGGCGGATGCCAAACCACCTACCAGTGGCAATCCTGCCGTCCCCCCTCCGAAACCTCCGGCCAGTAAAAAGCCCAGTTTGAGAAATCCACCCAATGCTTCTGTTCAGAACAGCAGTGCTAATCAAGGATCCACTTTGGAGCCAAAACGCAACCCACTCCCAACCATATTCATATTGGGCCCTGCTCCTGCTAAGCCAAAACGACCCCCCAAAGTGGACCTGGAAGACTTCAAACGAGCTGCTGGGATCTTTACTG GAAATagcatttacaaaaaaacagtGCCCCCGCCTCCCCCATTCTCCGGTAACAACGGTAACCACACAAGCCGGCCTCAGCCACCTCTAACCGCACTTCCGAGCTTGCCTCCGCGACCTGTCGGAACCAT TGGGCACCAGGAAGAATCGTATGACGACGTTGACGCCATGAATATCAGCggtccttctcctcctcctcttcctccatccGCAG GTCATCCAAGCCTACGGTCCAAG gaagaacaagaCGACGACAGTGGCGACACGTATGAGCCGCTCGATGAAACCTG GGACGAAcaagagaagaggaaagagaAGGAGGAGAAACGACAACTTGAGGCCGAGATGAAGGAGCAGAAGGGGCGAgagaagaaagaacaagatgctAGAAAGAAATTCAAA CTTGTGGGCCCCGTGGAGGCAATCCAACGAGGCAAAGCGTGCGTGGACTTCAAAGGCAGTAAAACTGAACTAGCGCTGAAGCGAGGAGACTTCCTGGACATCGTTCGAGTCCACGGCAACCCAGAGGGAAAATGGTTGGGACGAAAACAGGATGGATCCA TCGGCTACGTGAAGACCACCTCAGTGGAGGTCGACTTTCAAACTCTGAAGAATCACCCGGCTCAGCAGATCCCCAAGTACGACGTGTACGACGACGTGGACGTGGCCTCGTCAGACAGCAG TGGGATCAGCGGACAAGGAG TGGTTTTGCCACCTCCCccagaggaagatgaggaacTATATAACGATGTCATTGATTCGGATTTAGATGTGCG TCGCCTCCAGCCCAGGTCATCTGTTATAAAGCAGCTGGGCCTCTTGAAGATGTTCGAGCGAAACAGGCAACCAGTCAGCGCTAAAGT ACTTCCTCCACCCAGCCAGTTCACGGCCGAGGAAACAccag TGGACGATGAGATCTACTACGACGTTGACGCTCAAAGCCAACCACCGCCTCCCCCCATCAGCAG caTCCCAACCCTGAGAGGCAAAGGCAAGCTTGAAGAGGTCGACCCAAAGAGGACGAAAAAGTTGGAGAAAGAAGAGAAAGACTTCAGGAAAAAGTTTAAA TATGACGGAGAGATCCAGGTGCTGTATCAGGTGACCATCAGCCCGGCGATGGTGAACAAAAAGTGGGCCGGCAAAGAACTGCCGATCAAAGCCGGGGAGAAACTCGATGTCATCGTCAGGCCTGCCGACAACAAAATGATCTGCCGGAACGAGGAGGGCAAAT TTGGTTACGTTTCAATTTTCCATATTTCCACAGA CGACGGGGAAATTTATGATGATATCGGCgacg ATTGCATCTACGATAACGAATAA